TGCATGCCCGGGATACATCTGGGTCATGGAGATGATGGCAAGAAAGCGGCCGGCACCCTCGGGCGGACAATACACTGCTTTGAGTCCGGGGATTCTCATCTCCTTGAGCTGCTGCCAGAGCGTTGCGCCGTAGGACAGTGCCATGGTCATGTGAGAATCGGTTACAGCGCGGCCGACAGTGGTTCCCCAGAAGATGGGATTATCTCTATAGGTCACACACTTGACGTCAATGAAATTTCTGGGGTCTGTTCCAACGCCGGAATAGTATCCGGTATATTCCCCGAACGGACCTTCTTCCATGAATTTTTCCGCATCCACAAAACCTTCCACCACAATTTCCGCATGGGCCGGGATGGGAAGGTCCACCACTTCTCCTTTAACGATTTCAATGGCCTGGCCCCTGAACGCCCCTGCCACATCATATTCACTGGTAAACGCCCCCACCCGTGCCGCTCCGAGAAGAAAGAGAATCGGGTCACAGCCGACAATGGAGGCAACCGGCATGGGTTGTTTGAGCTTCTGGTATTTTTTAAGCATGATATCCGCGTGTTTGCCTTTGATGAACTGGGTACCGATTTTGTCTTTGGCCAGCAGCTGGCTTCGATATGTTCCCAGATTGACCCAGCCGGAATCAGGATCTTTTGTAATGATAAAATGGGCTGTCCCGTAAAATCTGCCGCCATCCAGGGGATAGTATTGGGGGACCGGAAATTTATACAGGTCGACATCATCACCCATCATGATATTTTGTTTGCAGGGGGCCTTTGCTTTATCGACATAGGTGGGTGGAATGGGTTTTTTTGCTTTTTCTTCCCATCCCACATACAGGTCGGTCAGGGTTGAATCTTCGGGCATACCCATGATGATGGCAAGCCGTTCCACCGTTGTGCATGCACTGGTAATCACAGGGCTTTTGTATCCCTTTACATTCTCAAATAAAAGGGCCGGTCCCTGGGCCTCTTCATTTAATTTTGCGATATGGGATAATTCCAGGTTCCAGTCAACTTCTGCTGTAATTCGTTTCAGAAGGCCTTTTTCTTCACAAACTGCGACAAAGTCTCTCATGTCTTTCATGGGCTGTTCTCCTTTTGCATTGCCACCTTATTTTTGATGCAAAAATAGGGTGGCCTGCGCATTGCGCACGGGTTGATATTTTTTGTCAGACCTTGAATGTCAAGGCTGAACGATAAAATACAGTGGTGTTTATAATTAATTACTTACTTTTCTGCCGGCGACAAGTCCTGCGCATATATGTTCAAGGGCAGAAGATCTTTTGGACATAACAGGCGTCACTTTTTTATCACTCCATACCGTTTCAGGACGGCTTTGAAGAATCATGATTTTGGCTTTGCCGGGCGTGTCTTTGTCGATAGCCCATTCAATGTCCATGGCCTTGCCGTAATGGGTTTCAATTTTTTTACCAATTTTGGCAAGCTCGATAACATCCAGGTCCACCACGCATTGGGTATCCTGTCTTTCTGCAGGGACATCCTGTTTTATAATGCAATGTTTCTCAGGATTACGGGTGTATAGAAAGGTTTTATGTGAAATGGTTTTTTTTATGATTTCATTTGAAATTTTATTGACGATAAAATTATCCGGTGTACATTCGCCGCTGACAACACTTTCCCCGAATCCCCAGTTTGCATCAATGGCAACAGATGCCCTGTCTCCGGAGGCAGGATTCAAAGTGAACATAACACCGGCGACCCATGCATTTGCC
Above is a window of Desulfotignum balticum DSM 7044 DNA encoding:
- the ppcB gene encoding phenylphosphate carboxylase subunit beta; translated protein: MKDMRDFVAVCEEKGLLKRITAEVDWNLELSHIAKLNEEAQGPALLFENVKGYKSPVITSACTTVERLAIIMGMPEDSTLTDLYVGWEEKAKKPIPPTYVDKAKAPCKQNIMMGDDVDLYKFPVPQYYPLDGGRFYGTAHFIITKDPDSGWVNLGTYRSQLLAKDKIGTQFIKGKHADIMLKKYQKLKQPMPVASIVGCDPILFLLGAARVGAFTSEYDVAGAFRGQAIEIVKGEVVDLPIPAHAEIVVEGFVDAEKFMEEGPFGEYTGYYSGVGTDPRNFIDVKCVTYRDNPIFWGTTVGRAVTDSHMTMALSYGATLWQQLKEMRIPGLKAVYCPPEGAGRFLAIISMTQMYPGHADQVLTAAISTEMGAYGLKTVIVVDDDIDPWDIPRVMYALSFRFQPNRSQVIKRGRSTPLDPSLPIETRDITGRLLMDATIPYEWKNKPIPIELDPDMVERVKERWSELGF